A window of Desulfonauticus submarinus contains these coding sequences:
- a CDS encoding HD domain-containing protein has product MKIYLVGGSVRDYFLGKIPKDLDFVVLDCKEEEFLKKFPQAKKVGKVKSVFYIGRDEYTLSSYENIEQDLEHRDLTINSLAKQEDGKLIAHPLALNDLEKKILRPVKRQNFLDDPLRVFRAARFWAELPEFILSEELVETCRYVVQQKDIWEKISPERIGQELCKALKSKRPGNFLAFLENVRGFEFWFEELKQASQIPAGPRPYHKSSVLGHTIRLMNELAGDFWAVWMAFCHDLGKIFTSPDLYPHHYGHEQKGIKVVLALTKRLKLSHKMALAGKLASLYHMQAGNYNDLRPGTKVRLLKNIEYFLDPFFKLIFADSKKDYLAQAKKDLEIIKQVKLPTKFQGLGPKSGEILLSLQGSALKNANKNCAKTS; this is encoded by the coding sequence ATGAAAATATATCTAGTAGGGGGAAGTGTTAGGGATTATTTTTTGGGAAAAATTCCTAAGGATTTAGATTTTGTAGTTTTGGATTGTAAGGAAGAGGAATTTTTAAAAAAATTCCCTCAGGCGAAAAAGGTAGGGAAAGTAAAAAGTGTTTTTTACATAGGAAGAGATGAATATACTCTTAGTAGTTATGAAAATATCGAGCAAGACCTAGAACATAGGGACTTAACTATAAACTCCTTAGCTAAACAAGAAGATGGAAAATTAATTGCACATCCTCTTGCTTTAAATGATTTAGAAAAAAAGATTCTTCGTCCAGTAAAGAGACAAAATTTTTTAGATGATCCTCTAAGGGTTTTTAGGGCAGCACGATTTTGGGCAGAACTTCCTGAGTTTATTCTTAGTGAGGAGCTTGTGGAAACGTGTAGATATGTTGTCCAACAAAAAGATATATGGGAAAAGATAAGTCCTGAACGTATAGGACAGGAGTTATGCAAAGCCTTAAAGTCTAAGCGTCCTGGAAATTTTTTAGCTTTTTTAGAAAATGTTAGGGGATTTGAGTTTTGGTTTGAGGAACTAAAACAAGCTTCTCAAATTCCAGCTGGACCAAGGCCTTATCATAAATCTTCTGTTTTAGGACATACTATACGTCTGATGAATGAATTAGCAGGAGATTTTTGGGCTGTTTGGATGGCCTTTTGTCATGACTTGGGAAAAATCTTTACTTCACCAGACCTATATCCCCATCATTATGGACATGAACAAAAAGGTATAAAAGTTGTTTTAGCTTTAACTAAAAGATTAAAATTATCTCATAAAATGGCATTGGCTGGGAAGTTAGCTTCACTTTATCATATGCAGGCAGGAAATTATAATGATTTAAGGCCAGGTACAAAAGTTAGACTTTTAAAGAACATAGAATATTTTTTAGACCCTTTTTTTAAATTAATTTTTGCTGATAGTAAAAAAGACTATTTAGCTCAGGCTAAAAAAGACCTAGAGATTATAAAACAGGTTAAGCTGCCTACTAAATTTCAAGGATTAGGCCCTAAATCAGGAGAAATTCTTTTATCTTTACAAGGTTCAGCTCTTAAAAATGCCAACAAAAATTGTGCCAAAACTTCTTGA
- a CDS encoding DnaJ C-terminal domain-containing protein yields the protein MEYKDYYKILGVSKGASQEEISKAYKKLAKKYHPDLNPNNKEAEEKFKEINEAYEVLKDPEKRKLYDSLGPNWQHGQNFEPPPGFENIHFEFRGDSTGFEDLGGFSDFFETIFGGLGRSGKKKRAYYSGFGQDFYSARGEDQEAILELSLEEAFRGGEKTITVGSIGTGKKTLNVKIPPRIKDGARIRLKGQGGPGIGNGPAGDLYLKVKILPHALFKLDGNNIIYRLDLAPWEAVLGTEIDVPTLEGKVKLKVPRGISSGQKLRIKGKGLGQGLRRGDQLVEIRIKSPKNLSAKEEDLWQELARISSFNPRR from the coding sequence ATGGAGTATAAAGATTATTATAAAATTTTAGGTGTTTCAAAGGGTGCATCTCAGGAAGAGATTTCTAAGGCATATAAAAAGTTAGCCAAAAAATATCATCCAGATTTGAATCCTAATAATAAAGAAGCAGAAGAGAAGTTTAAGGAAATAAATGAAGCGTATGAGGTTTTAAAAGATCCAGAAAAAAGAAAACTCTATGATTCTTTAGGTCCTAATTGGCAGCATGGGCAAAATTTTGAACCACCGCCAGGATTTGAGAATATTCACTTTGAGTTTAGAGGAGATAGTACAGGATTTGAAGATTTGGGAGGGTTTAGTGATTTTTTTGAGACTATTTTTGGTGGACTAGGCAGGTCAGGAAAAAAGAAAAGAGCTTATTATAGTGGTTTTGGACAAGATTTTTATTCAGCAAGAGGTGAGGATCAAGAAGCTATTTTAGAGTTATCTTTGGAAGAGGCTTTTCGAGGAGGAGAGAAAACAATTACTGTAGGAAGTATTGGAACTGGTAAAAAAACTTTGAATGTAAAAATTCCGCCAAGAATAAAGGATGGAGCTAGGATTAGATTAAAAGGCCAGGGCGGACCAGGAATAGGAAATGGTCCTGCTGGAGATTTATATTTAAAAGTAAAAATATTACCTCACGCCTTATTTAAGTTGGATGGTAATAATATAATTTATCGTTTAGATCTGGCACCGTGGGAGGCTGTACTTGGAACAGAAATAGATGTGCCTACTTTGGAGGGCAAAGTGAAGTTAAAGGTTCCAAGGGGAATTAGTAGTGGTCAAAAGCTTCGGATTAAAGGTAAGGGATTAGGACAAGGGTTAAGAAGAGGAGATCAATTGGTTGAAATTAGAATTAAGTCTCCAAAAAATCTTTCTGCAAAAGAAGAAGACTTATGGCAGGAATTAGCCCGAATCTCTTCTTTTAATCCGAGGAGATAG
- a CDS encoding chaperone modulator CbpM, which translates to MVNIRIKEISQPCVSQKLSWEEFVFRTGINPLRLTELIEMDWINFDRVGEDHYLFPEKEIYKVQRLLRVCRDFELSTLAGMIIVDLIERVEQLERELSQFKF; encoded by the coding sequence ATGGTAAATATTAGAATAAAAGAAATTTCCCAGCCTTGTGTGTCTCAAAAATTAAGTTGGGAAGAGTTTGTTTTTAGAACAGGTATTAATCCCTTACGTTTGACTGAGTTGATAGAAATGGATTGGATTAATTTTGATAGAGTTGGCGAAGATCATTATCTTTTTCCAGAAAAAGAGATTTATAAAGTTCAACGTTTGCTTCGAGTTTGTCGTGATTTTGAACTTTCTACTTTGGCAGGTATGATTATTGTAGATTTAATAGAACGAGTAGAACAACTGGAAAGAGAATTATCTCAGTTTAAATTTTAA
- the clpB gene encoding ATP-dependent chaperone ClpB has protein sequence MDISKFTQKSQEAISEAQNQAIKFGHQQIDAEHLFLALVSQEEGLIPRLLERAGYDVVAVKDAIKGELEKLPKVSGPGVQPGQIYVTQRVNSVLLAAQELAKKMKDEYVSVEHIFLSLLDEPPNTGVGRVCQTFRLDKDKVLSVLTEIRGHQRVTSDNPEGTYDALKKYGRDLVEEARKGKLDPVIGRDSEIRRCIRILSRRTKNNPVLIGEAGVGKTAIVEGIAQRILRQDVPESLKDKTIFALDMGALIAGAKFRGEFEERLKAVLKEIQESNGKIILFIDEIHTIVGAGKAEGAMDAGNLLKPMLARGELHCIGATTVDEYRKYIEKDPALERRFQPVFVDEPSVEDTVSILRGLKERFEVHHGVRISDSALVAAATLSHRYITDRHLPDKAIDLIDEAAAKIRTEIDSLPTELDEINRKIMQLEIEQEALKKEKDEASKERLQKLAKELAELKEKQATLMAQWEKEKEAINALRKLKEEIEKTRLEIEAAERAYDLNKAAELRYGKLTQLEQELAQKEEELKKQSEGKTLLKEEVGPDDIAEIVSKWTGIPVTKLMESEREKLLKLEDVLHKRVIGQDEAVRAVADAVIRARSGLKDPRRPIGSFLFLGPTGVGKTELCKTLARTLFDTEENMIRLDMSEYMEKHTVARLIGAPPGYVGYEEGGQLTEAVRRKPYSVILFDEVEKAHPDVFNILLQILDDGRLTDSHGRIVDFKNTIIIMTSNLGAQYLLDGITPDGQLKPGVEEQVMNVVKSHFRPEFLNRIDEIVLFKPLLLEEIKQIIELLLDDLRERLKEKKISLELTPEAKELIAREAYDPVYGARPLKRYLIHNVETKLAKAIIGGKVMEGDKVVVKVKDGDLVLDVE, from the coding sequence ATGGATATAAGTAAATTTACCCAAAAATCTCAAGAGGCTATTTCTGAAGCTCAGAATCAGGCCATAAAGTTTGGTCATCAACAAATAGATGCAGAACATCTATTTTTGGCTTTAGTTAGCCAAGAAGAAGGTCTTATTCCAAGACTGTTAGAAAGGGCTGGTTATGATGTTGTTGCTGTTAAAGATGCGATTAAAGGTGAGTTAGAAAAGCTTCCTAAAGTGAGTGGTCCTGGAGTTCAACCAGGGCAAATTTATGTTACTCAAAGAGTAAATAGTGTTTTATTAGCAGCTCAAGAGCTAGCTAAAAAGATGAAGGATGAATATGTAAGTGTAGAGCACATATTTTTGTCTTTATTAGACGAGCCGCCTAACACAGGGGTAGGTAGAGTTTGCCAAACATTTCGTTTAGATAAAGATAAAGTTTTAAGTGTACTTACAGAAATTAGAGGGCATCAAAGGGTGACCTCAGATAATCCAGAAGGCACCTATGATGCTTTGAAAAAATATGGTCGGGATTTGGTAGAAGAAGCAAGAAAAGGAAAGTTAGATCCAGTAATTGGGAGAGATAGTGAAATAAGGAGATGTATTAGAATTCTTTCTAGAAGAACTAAAAATAATCCTGTGCTTATTGGAGAAGCTGGTGTTGGTAAAACCGCAATTGTAGAAGGTATTGCCCAAAGAATTCTTCGTCAAGATGTGCCTGAATCATTAAAAGACAAGACGATTTTTGCTTTAGATATGGGTGCACTAATTGCTGGTGCAAAGTTTAGAGGAGAATTTGAAGAAAGATTAAAAGCTGTTTTAAAAGAAATACAAGAATCAAATGGAAAAATTATTTTATTTATTGATGAAATTCATACTATTGTAGGAGCTGGTAAGGCAGAAGGTGCAATGGATGCAGGAAATCTTTTAAAGCCTATGCTAGCTAGAGGAGAATTACATTGTATTGGTGCTACAACTGTAGATGAATATCGTAAATATATTGAAAAGGATCCAGCTTTAGAAAGACGTTTTCAACCTGTATTTGTAGATGAGCCGTCTGTAGAGGATACAGTTTCTATTTTAAGAGGATTAAAAGAACGTTTTGAAGTTCATCATGGTGTTAGGATAAGTGATAGTGCCTTGGTAGCAGCCGCTACTTTATCTCATAGGTATATTACAGATAGGCACTTGCCAGATAAGGCTATTGATTTAATTGATGAGGCAGCAGCTAAGATTAGAACAGAAATTGATTCATTGCCTACAGAATTGGATGAAATAAATAGAAAGATAATGCAGTTAGAAATAGAGCAAGAGGCATTAAAGAAAGAAAAAGACGAGGCTTCTAAGGAGAGGTTGCAAAAATTAGCCAAAGAATTAGCTGAATTGAAAGAAAAACAAGCAACTTTAATGGCTCAATGGGAAAAAGAAAAAGAAGCAATTAATGCTTTAAGAAAGCTTAAAGAGGAAATAGAAAAAACAAGATTAGAGATAGAAGCTGCAGAGCGAGCTTATGATTTAAACAAAGCTGCTGAACTTCGCTATGGAAAATTAACCCAATTAGAACAAGAACTTGCCCAAAAAGAAGAAGAACTTAAAAAGCAAAGCGAAGGCAAAACTTTACTTAAAGAAGAAGTAGGTCCTGATGATATTGCAGAGATTGTTTCTAAATGGACAGGTATTCCTGTTACAAAACTTATGGAATCAGAGCGGGAAAAACTTTTAAAATTAGAGGACGTTTTACATAAACGGGTTATTGGTCAAGATGAAGCAGTAAGGGCTGTAGCAGATGCAGTTATTAGAGCGCGATCAGGGTTAAAAGATCCTCGTAGGCCCATAGGTTCATTTTTATTTCTTGGACCCACAGGTGTTGGTAAAACTGAGCTTTGTAAAACTTTGGCTAGAACATTATTTGATACAGAAGAGAATATGATTCGTTTAGATATGTCTGAATATATGGAAAAGCATACAGTAGCGCGACTTATTGGAGCTCCTCCTGGATATGTAGGATATGAAGAGGGAGGACAACTTACTGAAGCTGTGCGTAGAAAACCATATTCAGTAATACTTTTTGATGAAGTGGAAAAAGCACATCCTGATGTCTTTAATATTTTACTTCAGATTTTAGATGATGGAAGGCTTACAGACAGTCATGGAAGGATAGTTGATTTTAAAAATACTATTATAATTATGACCTCTAACCTTGGAGCACAATATTTATTGGACGGTATTACTCCAGATGGTCAACTAAAACCTGGAGTAGAAGAACAAGTAATGAATGTGGTAAAAAGTCATTTTAGGCCAGAGTTTTTAAATCGTATTGATGAGATTGTCTTGTTTAAACCATTGTTGTTAGAAGAGATTAAGCAGATTATAGAGCTATTATTAGATGATTTAAGGGAAAGGTTGAAAGAGAAAAAGATTAGTTTAGAACTTACTCCAGAAGCCAAAGAATTAATTGCCAGAGAGGCTTATGATCCTGTGTATGGAGCAAGACCATTGAAACGCTATCTTATTCATAATGTGGAAACAAAACTGGCTAAGGCAATTATTGGTGGTAAGGTAATGGAAGGAGATAAGGTAGTAGTAAAAGTGAAAGATGGTGACTTGGTTTTAGATGTGGAATAG
- a CDS encoding energy-coupling factor ABC transporter ATP-binding protein: protein MCNSLIQLKNVSFGYKKTELILEKINFCLQKNEKIGLIGPNGSGKTTLVFLMVGLLLPLEGEIILFGKKCIKEKDFQQIRPKIGFVFQNADDQLIFPTVLEDVAFGPLNLGFKPQKALKIAQKTLEKLGIADLGPRNIFNLSGGEKKLVSIATVLSMSPQVLILDEPTTGLDEHSRSKLIEILKKLDIAYIIISHDYDFLARITKKQYILRDKQVIYDPTIVLHKHEHAHPLGYIPHRHENK from the coding sequence GTGTGTAACTCTTTAATCCAACTAAAAAATGTCTCCTTTGGCTACAAAAAAACAGAACTTATCTTAGAAAAAATTAATTTTTGCCTTCAAAAAAATGAAAAAATAGGCTTAATTGGGCCAAATGGAAGTGGAAAAACCACTCTTGTATTTTTAATGGTGGGATTACTTCTTCCTTTAGAAGGAGAAATTATTCTTTTTGGTAAAAAATGTATAAAAGAAAAAGATTTCCAACAAATAAGACCCAAAATAGGGTTTGTTTTTCAAAATGCAGATGATCAATTAATATTTCCTACAGTACTTGAAGATGTTGCTTTTGGACCTTTAAATCTGGGATTTAAGCCCCAAAAAGCTCTAAAAATAGCTCAAAAAACTTTAGAAAAATTAGGTATAGCTGATCTCGGACCAAGAAATATTTTTAATCTCTCAGGTGGAGAAAAAAAACTGGTTTCCATTGCCACAGTCCTTTCTATGTCCCCCCAAGTACTTATCTTAGACGAACCAACTACTGGTTTAGATGAACATTCTAGATCTAAGCTTATCGAAATTTTGAAAAAATTAGACATTGCTTATATTATTATTTCTCACGATTATGATTTCTTAGCCAGAATTACAAAAAAACAATATATTCTACGAGACAAACAAGTTATATACGATCCTACCATTGTCCTCCACAAGCACGAACACGCCCATCCTTTGGGATACATTCCTCATAGACATGAAAACAAATAG
- a CDS encoding energy-coupling factor transporter transmembrane component T family protein: MSSEETHLNLWNKIDPRIKIIWAVIFSFYIAAQKDIFTLCLSLFFALISIGLAGLSIKDTLKKLKPVNAFVLFFWLILPFTIYGPTFIQIGWFKISKPAFSLCLMLSIKANTLMLLFFSFILSLPISTLGYALQELKVSGKLVYLFLFAYRYLFLLKEEKDKLFRSLKVKGFKPKTNLFTYKTYAYLVGLIILRAYDKGDRVHKALVLRGFKGKFYSLYPYKLGLKDIYFSFINLVIFTLLLWQGRYL; encoded by the coding sequence ATGAGTAGCGAAGAAACCCATTTAAACTTATGGAACAAAATAGACCCTCGAATAAAAATAATTTGGGCAGTAATATTTTCCTTTTATATTGCTGCCCAAAAAGATATTTTTACTCTCTGCTTAAGTTTGTTTTTTGCGCTTATTAGTATAGGATTAGCTGGCCTTAGTATAAAAGATACTTTAAAAAAATTAAAACCAGTTAATGCCTTTGTTTTATTTTTTTGGTTAATTTTACCTTTTACTATTTATGGACCAACCTTTATACAAATAGGCTGGTTTAAAATTTCAAAGCCAGCGTTTTCTCTTTGTCTTATGTTAAGCATTAAAGCTAATACTTTAATGCTCTTATTTTTTTCTTTTATCTTAAGTTTACCTATTTCTACCTTAGGATATGCCTTACAAGAATTAAAAGTTTCAGGTAAATTAGTTTATCTTTTTCTTTTTGCTTACCGTTACCTTTTCCTGTTAAAAGAAGAAAAGGATAAACTTTTTCGTTCCTTAAAAGTAAAAGGGTTTAAACCTAAAACAAATCTATTTACTTATAAAACCTACGCCTATCTAGTAGGTCTTATTATCTTGCGAGCTTACGATAAAGGAGATAGAGTACACAAAGCTCTTGTGTTAAGAGGATTTAAAGGCAAGTTTTACAGCCTTTATCCCTATAAGCTAGGTTTAAAAGATATATACTTTTCCTTTATAAACCTTGTAATATTTACCTTACTTCTATGGCAAGGACGGTACTTATAA
- the cbiM gene encoding cobalt transporter CbiM — protein MHISEGVLSLPVLITGWGITGIGLAIALKKLSPNEVPKMGILAAVFFVASLIHIPIGPSSAHLLLNGLVGILLGILALPTLFIGLLLQALLFQFGGITTLGANTAIMGLPAVMAGILFKLKPKPLWGGILAGLTVLTSAVLAGISLGGSGEEFISVAKLLVLAHIPIAGIEAVISYFIVVFILKTKPELLEQ, from the coding sequence ATGCACATCTCAGAAGGAGTTTTAAGTCTACCAGTTTTAATTACAGGATGGGGAATTACAGGTATTGGCTTAGCAATTGCTTTAAAAAAATTATCCCCCAATGAAGTTCCCAAAATGGGTATTCTAGCGGCTGTATTTTTTGTAGCTTCCTTAATCCATATACCCATAGGCCCTTCAAGTGCCCATCTACTTTTAAATGGATTAGTAGGCATTTTATTAGGAATACTGGCCTTACCTACTCTTTTTATAGGTCTTCTTCTTCAAGCCCTTTTGTTTCAATTTGGCGGAATAACCACTCTAGGGGCAAATACAGCTATTATGGGACTTCCTGCTGTTATGGCAGGAATTTTATTTAAACTAAAACCTAAGCCTCTATGGGGAGGAATACTCGCAGGACTGACAGTACTTACAAGTGCTGTCTTAGCAGGTATTAGCTTAGGAGGTTCAGGAGAGGAATTCATTTCTGTAGCAAAACTTTTAGTATTAGCCCACATTCCTATTGCAGGAATAGAAGCAGTTATTTCCTATTTTATTGTAGTTTTTATTTTAAAAACCAAGCCAGAATTATTAGAACAATAA
- a CDS encoding DUF4198 domain-containing protein: MRLVKFFLILMLLTLPLTAYAHFGFLLPQKSMITPEAKTIELMLAFIHPMEMKGMELVKPEKFGVKVGDKIIDLRKNLNKISFLGHTAWKTSFKFKRPGVYQFFMKPTPYFEPAEDKYIIHYTKTFVAAFGDEEGWDNPIGLKTEIIPLTRPFGLYAGNTFQGKVLVNGKPAANCDVEVEFFNQKGLTPPGEYYITQVVKTDQNGIFTYTPPAAGWWGFAGLNTADFTLPYKGKQKEVELGAVLWLYFAPWPSK; the protein is encoded by the coding sequence ATGCGTTTAGTAAAATTTTTTCTAATCTTAATGTTACTAACTTTACCACTTACGGCTTATGCCCATTTTGGGTTCTTATTGCCTCAAAAATCTATGATTACTCCTGAAGCAAAGACAATTGAGCTTATGTTGGCCTTTATTCATCCTATGGAAATGAAGGGAATGGAGTTAGTTAAACCTGAAAAATTTGGAGTAAAGGTAGGAGACAAAATAATTGATTTAAGAAAAAACTTAAACAAGATTAGTTTCTTAGGACATACTGCATGGAAGACTAGTTTTAAATTCAAAAGACCTGGAGTATATCAATTTTTTATGAAACCAACACCTTACTTTGAACCTGCAGAAGATAAATATATCATCCACTATACTAAAACATTTGTAGCCGCATTTGGCGATGAAGAAGGTTGGGATAATCCTATTGGTTTAAAAACAGAGATCATCCCTTTAACCAGACCTTTTGGACTTTATGCTGGTAATACCTTTCAAGGTAAAGTTTTGGTAAACGGCAAACCTGCTGCTAATTGTGATGTAGAAGTAGAATTTTTTAATCAAAAAGGCTTAACTCCTCCAGGAGAGTATTATATTACTCAAGTAGTAAAAACTGACCAAAATGGAATATTCACTTATACTCCACCTGCAGCTGGGTGGTGGGGATTTGCTGGCTTAAATACTGCTGACTTTACATTACCCTATAAAGGCAAGCAAAAAGAAGTAGAATTGGGTGCCGTGTTATGGTTATATTTCGCCCCCTGGCCTAGCAAATAA